A single genomic interval of Campylobacter concisus harbors:
- a CDS encoding tetraacyldisaccharide 4'-kinase: MFKKLNIFLHSWANDYFFRPNFFQILLAFLLLPLSFIYFLIVVLKKFTARKIDFGIKVISVGNLTLGGSGKTPLCVAIAKNFEGAFIILRGYKRKSKGMQVVARNGEILLDVAASGDEAMIYATSLKNANVIVSEDRKLAIKYAKEHGAKYILLDDGFSKFDIAKFDILVRPNPEPRLKFCLPSGVYRYPFSFYKFADFVAIEGQTHFRKSEILNKSEKMVLVTAIANPERLKPFFDECVGQVFFPDHYDFSKEELSEILQSYGATSLLMTQKDYVKVKDFGLRVSLITLEVTLSDEFKKVLAQQI; the protein is encoded by the coding sequence GTGTTTAAGAAATTAAATATTTTCTTGCATTCTTGGGCGAATGACTACTTTTTTCGCCCAAATTTCTTTCAAATTTTACTAGCATTTTTACTTTTGCCATTAAGTTTTATCTATTTTCTTATTGTTGTGCTTAAGAAATTTACTGCTAGAAAAATAGACTTTGGCATAAAGGTAATAAGCGTTGGAAATTTGACCCTTGGAGGAAGCGGGAAGACTCCGCTTTGCGTGGCAATTGCTAAAAATTTCGAAGGTGCTTTTATCATTCTTAGAGGCTATAAAAGAAAAAGCAAAGGCATGCAAGTTGTTGCTCGAAATGGCGAAATTTTACTTGACGTAGCAGCAAGTGGCGATGAAGCGATGATATATGCCACAAGTCTTAAAAACGCAAATGTGATAGTAAGCGAAGATAGGAAATTAGCTATAAAATATGCCAAAGAGCATGGCGCAAAGTATATTTTGCTGGATGACGGATTTTCTAAATTCGATATAGCCAAATTTGACATATTAGTGCGTCCAAATCCTGAGCCAAGGCTAAAATTTTGCCTACCAAGTGGGGTTTATAGATATCCATTTAGCTTTTATAAATTTGCTGATTTTGTGGCGATTGAAGGGCAAACTCACTTTAGAAAGAGTGAAATTTTAAATAAAAGCGAAAAAATGGTTCTAGTTACTGCCATAGCAAACCCAGAGCGTCTTAAGCCATTTTTTGATGAGTGCGTGGGGCAGGTTTTTTTTCCTGATCACTACGACTTTTCAAAAGAAGAGCTAAGTGAAATTTTGCAAAGCTACGGCGCGACCTCGCTTTTGATGACGCAAAAGGACTATGTAAAGGTAAAGGATTTTGGGTTGAGAGTATCGCTTATCACGCTTGAAGTTACGCTAAGTGACGAGTTTAAAAAGGTTTTGGCGCAGCAAATTTAA
- a CDS encoding heavy-metal-associated domain-containing protein: MRKILVLTLFALSCYADKKIEISVPSMHCPLCTAIVRKAALSVEGVKKADVSLKERKAVVIADDKVDEKELLKAVDATGYKGEIK; this comes from the coding sequence ATGCGTAAAATTTTAGTTTTAACCCTTTTTGCACTTAGTTGCTACGCTGATAAAAAGATAGAAATTTCAGTACCTAGCATGCACTGTCCGCTTTGCACAGCGATAGTAAGAAAGGCCGCACTTAGCGTTGAGGGCGTAAAAAAGGCAGATGTATCGCTAAAAGAGCGAAAAGCTGTCGTTATAGCAGATGATAAGGTCGATGAAAAAGAGCTTTTAAAAGCAGTCGATGCGACTGGCTATAAGGGCGAGATAAAATAA
- the cutA gene encoding divalent cation tolerance protein CutA — protein sequence MRILITSVAKKKEAKKLSKKLVKKGLAACVSSFSAKSIYLWQEKLFGEKEQILLIKTDVKFKKVANFIRKHHSYETPEILALKPKEVFKKYENWIKKSTKKGKK from the coding sequence ATGAGAATTTTAATCACCTCAGTCGCAAAGAAAAAAGAGGCAAAAAAACTAAGTAAAAAGCTCGTAAAAAAAGGACTTGCAGCTTGTGTGAGTAGCTTTAGCGCAAAAAGCATTTATCTTTGGCAAGAGAAGCTTTTTGGTGAAAAAGAGCAAATTTTACTCATAAAAACGGACGTGAAATTTAAAAAGGTAGCTAATTTTATAAGAAAGCACCACAGCTACGAAACCCCAGAAATTTTGGCACTTAAGCCAAAAGAGGTCTTTAAAAAATACGAAAATTGGATAAAAAAATCAACCAAAAAAGGCAAAAAATGA
- a CDS encoding M28 family peptidase has protein sequence MSNSEILTKFETLAAIPHCSYETDKMRDFLASYAKDKGCEVTVDKFGNIHAFKGKPKICLQSHYDMVCMGDAPKIEIVYGDDGYMRAKKSSLGADNGIGVAIMMQMISEFDDIECLFTNNEEVGMIGATGFSGELKADKLLNLDSEEDDRVTIGCAGGVNLFATISLNSKKIKESTLYEVKVSGLPGGHSGNEIHKNIPNAIKVLAAFVTKNGCKLVKFEGGERSNSIPSGATALVLSDKELKSECENLSVKKLGKGDEILENGEKILALINSFSQGVRAYNCELGIPQDSVNLSLVKIKDDDMLEVEFFARSMSKDGLNRMEFEISELAKALGFSVIAKDRNPAWKPINDKFANDILEELKIYKPNVRITAVHAGLECGVLLEKKAGLSACSIGPNIHSPHSTRECCEVESALFIEKVVRGIVKKYNS, from the coding sequence ATGTCAAATAGTGAAATTCTAACGAAATTTGAGACACTTGCTGCGATACCACACTGCAGTTATGAGACCGATAAGATGCGTGATTTTCTAGCTAGCTATGCAAAAGATAAGGGCTGTGAGGTTACAGTCGATAAATTTGGCAACATTCATGCGTTTAAAGGTAAGCCAAAAATTTGCTTGCAAAGCCACTACGATATGGTCTGCATGGGCGATGCTCCAAAGATCGAAATAGTTTACGGTGATGATGGCTACATGAGGGCTAAAAAATCATCTTTAGGTGCCGATAACGGCATCGGCGTGGCTATCATGATGCAGATGATAAGCGAATTTGACGACATTGAGTGCCTCTTTACAAACAACGAAGAAGTCGGCATGATCGGAGCCACTGGCTTTAGTGGCGAGTTAAAAGCCGATAAGCTTTTAAATTTAGACAGCGAAGAAGACGACCGCGTCACTATCGGCTGTGCTGGCGGTGTAAATTTATTTGCCACCATCTCACTTAATAGCAAAAAAATAAAAGAGAGCACGCTTTATGAAGTAAAAGTGAGCGGACTGCCTGGCGGACACTCTGGCAACGAGATACATAAAAATATCCCAAATGCAATCAAGGTTTTGGCGGCATTTGTGACTAAAAATGGCTGCAAGCTTGTCAAATTTGAAGGTGGCGAGCGAAGCAACTCTATCCCAAGTGGCGCAACCGCACTGGTTCTAAGCGATAAGGAGCTAAAGAGCGAGTGTGAAAATTTAAGTGTGAAAAAGCTTGGCAAGGGAGATGAAATTTTAGAAAATGGCGAGAAAATTTTAGCTTTAATTAACTCATTTTCACAAGGCGTAAGAGCCTATAACTGCGAGCTAGGCATACCACAAGATAGCGTAAATCTCTCACTTGTAAAGATCAAAGATGATGACATGCTTGAAGTGGAGTTTTTTGCAAGGTCAATGAGCAAAGACGGGCTAAATAGGATGGAATTTGAAATTTCAGAGCTTGCAAAAGCGCTTGGCTTTAGCGTTATTGCAAAAGATAGAAACCCTGCTTGGAAGCCTATAAATGATAAATTTGCAAATGATATCTTAGAAGAGCTAAAAATTTATAAGCCAAATGTAAGGATAACAGCTGTGCATGCTGGACTTGAATGTGGCGTACTTTTGGAGAAAAAAGCGGGTCTTAGTGCTTGCTCAATAGGACCAAATATCCACTCACCTCACTCAACAAGAGAATGCTGCGAGGTTGAATCTGCGCTTTTTATAGAAAAAGTAGTTCGCGGTATCGTTAAAAAATATAACTCATAA
- a CDS encoding thioesterase: protein MAEENIYDVRDESQIILPEDENPLRNEIKTAPLTKLNFSGTAFLLEKNHARTRFFTTDDMVCDAEGLIHSGFVFMGANHAALLAINEEFCVSIGARINFFGPLKLGDVVEFDAQARFEESRKREVKVLGYVKDIKIFEGIFQLVTLEEHIFLAQQKNIQKEAAIRQKKEREEAKDNS, encoded by the coding sequence ATGGCAGAAGAAAATATCTATGATGTAAGAGATGAGTCGCAAATAATCTTACCAGAAGATGAAAATCCATTAAGAAACGAGATCAAAACTGCTCCACTTACAAAGCTAAATTTTAGTGGAACGGCATTTTTACTTGAAAAAAATCACGCAAGGACTAGATTTTTTACTACGGATGATATGGTGTGCGACGCCGAGGGGCTTATTCATAGTGGGTTTGTTTTTATGGGGGCAAATCACGCTGCGCTTTTAGCCATAAATGAAGAATTTTGCGTTAGTATCGGTGCTAGGATAAATTTCTTTGGACCGCTAAAGCTTGGTGACGTGGTGGAATTTGACGCGCAAGCAAGATTTGAAGAGAGCAGAAAAAGAGAAGTGAAAGTGCTTGGATATGTTAAAGATATAAAAATTTTTGAAGGAATATTTCAACTTGTCACACTTGAAGAGCATATCTTCTTGGCTCAACAAAAAAATATCCAAAAAGAAGCTGCTATAAGGCAGAAAAAAGAACGAGAAGAAGCTAAAGATAATAGCTAA
- a CDS encoding MBL fold metallo-hydrolase, with the protein MRVIHKSFGDFDTNCYIVTKNSSSIVIDPGDGAKEWVLQNAKNLKVILCTHGHFDHIYDVSELKNELEIPVYINKFDAFMCESDIFGYMKSTFTPDVLVDNDENFNIDDFCIKFHHFPGHTPGCSMIEIDDMMFSGDFLFKGSIGRWDFPFSDKNEMLKSLGKCKNLKGNFTLYPGHGEGSTLEAEQNNIGYWIDIVKNS; encoded by the coding sequence ATGAGAGTAATACACAAAAGTTTTGGAGATTTTGACACTAATTGTTACATCGTTACAAAAAATAGCTCATCTATAGTGATAGATCCGGGAGATGGGGCAAAAGAATGGGTTTTGCAAAATGCTAAAAATTTAAAAGTCATCCTTTGCACTCACGGGCATTTTGATCATATTTACGACGTGAGCGAGCTAAAAAATGAGCTAGAAATTCCAGTTTATATTAATAAATTTGATGCTTTCATGTGCGAGAGTGATATTTTTGGTTATATGAAAAGTACTTTTACTCCGGATGTTTTAGTTGATAATGATGAAAATTTTAACATTGATGATTTTTGCATCAAATTTCATCATTTCCCAGGACATACGCCAGGTTGCTCGATGATAGAGATAGATGACATGATGTTTAGTGGAGATTTTTTATTTAAAGGAAGTATAGGACGCTGGGATTTTCCTTTTTCAGATAAAAATGAAATGTTAAAAAGTCTAGGAAAATGTAAAAATTTAAAAGGTAACTTCACGCTTTATCCAGGACACGGAGAAGGCAGTACACTAGAGGCTGAGCAAAACAATATTGGTTATTGGATAGATATAGTAAAAAATAGCTAA
- the cmoB gene encoding tRNA 5-methoxyuridine(34)/uridine 5-oxyacetic acid(34) synthase CmoB encodes MDLSKFNEQQKQIYNRIENLANFDCEFSLSDSVNVKFKNLDQAKKDEIYNLALSLKPWRKGPFLLDDIYIDSEWQSFIKFNILAPHLNLASKCVADVGCNNGYYMFKMLEYGPKSITGFDPSVHTYLQFAFLNKFIRSNIAYELLGVENLPEFGVKFDTIFCLGVIYHRSDPIKMLKELKTALNPRGELFLDTMYIDMDGDFALSPKDRYSKIPNIYFVPTLSALQNWCERAKFRDFTLLETKATDLNEQRKTQWIDGESLGNFLDPDDITKTIEGYPAPKRAYVRVKI; translated from the coding sequence GTGGATCTTAGCAAATTTAACGAGCAGCAAAAGCAAATTTATAATAGGATAGAAAATTTAGCAAATTTTGACTGCGAATTTAGCCTCTCTGACAGCGTAAATGTAAAATTTAAAAATTTAGACCAAGCTAAAAAAGATGAAATTTACAACCTCGCCCTTAGTCTAAAGCCTTGGCGAAAAGGGCCATTTTTACTTGATGATATATATATAGATAGCGAGTGGCAAAGTTTTATTAAATTTAACATCCTAGCCCCACACCTAAATTTAGCTAGCAAGTGCGTGGCTGATGTGGGTTGTAATAATGGATATTATATGTTTAAGATGCTTGAGTACGGTCCAAAAAGCATAACTGGCTTTGATCCTAGCGTGCATACATATTTGCAGTTTGCTTTTTTAAATAAATTTATCCGCTCAAATATCGCTTACGAGCTTCTTGGAGTAGAGAACTTGCCTGAGTTTGGAGTGAAATTTGATACCATTTTTTGCCTTGGCGTGATATACCACAGAAGCGATCCTATCAAGATGCTAAAAGAGCTAAAAACCGCGCTAAATCCTAGAGGAGAGCTATTTTTAGATACCATGTATATTGATATGGATGGCGATTTTGCGCTAAGTCCAAAGGATAGATACTCAAAAATTCCAAATATCTACTTTGTACCGACACTCTCGGCACTTCAAAACTGGTGCGAGAGAGCTAAATTTAGGGATTTTACCCTACTCGAGACAAAGGCGACTGATCTAAATGAGCAGCGAAAAACGCAGTGGATAGATGGCGAGAGTCTTGGAAATTTCTTAGACCCAGATGACATTACAAAGACCATCGAGGGCTACCCAGCGCCAAAAAGAGCATATGTTAGAGTTAAAATTTAA
- a CDS encoding NAD+ synthase — protein sequence MKEYQRIEESLVFSLKDKTKDKNLLLGVSGGIDSAVVATLCARAKPNETHALIMPTASSNRQNMDDALNLCEKLNIKYKVLSIEGILNAFYETIDINLSNLRKGNLAARVRMSLLYDYSSSINALVIGTSNKSELMLGYGTIFGDLACAINPIGELYKSEIFEFAKHLGVDKNFIDKAPSADLWDGQSDEGDIGYSYAVIDEILENLENNKEQVIKKFGLKAVSDIENRVVSNRFKRQMPLIVKI from the coding sequence ATGAAGGAGTATCAAAGGATCGAAGAATCTTTAGTTTTTAGCTTAAAAGATAAAACTAAAGATAAAAATTTGTTGTTGGGTGTTAGTGGAGGTATTGATTCTGCTGTAGTAGCGACTTTGTGTGCAAGAGCAAAACCAAATGAAACTCATGCACTCATCATGCCAACAGCATCATCAAACAGACAAAATATGGACGATGCCTTAAATTTATGCGAAAAATTAAACATAAAATATAAGGTTTTATCCATAGAGGGTATTTTAAATGCCTTTTACGAAACGATAGATATAAATTTAAGCAATTTAAGAAAAGGGAATTTAGCAGCTAGAGTTAGAATGAGCTTGCTTTATGATTATTCATCTAGTATAAACGCTCTAGTTATCGGAACAAGCAACAAAAGTGAGCTTATGCTTGGATACGGTACGATATTTGGGGATTTAGCATGTGCAATAAATCCTATCGGAGAGCTTTACAAAAGTGAAATTTTTGAATTTGCAAAACATCTTGGGGTTGATAAAAATTTTATTGACAAAGCACCTTCGGCTGATTTGTGGGATGGACAAAGTGACGAAGGCGACATAGGTTACAGTTATGCTGTTATTGATGAGATTTTAGAAAATTTAGAAAATAACAAGGAGCAAGTCATCAAAAAGTTCGGATTAAAAGCAGTATCGGATATAGAAAATAGAGTTGTTTCAAACAGGTTTAAACGACAAATGCCGTTGATAGTGAAAATTTAA
- a CDS encoding transglutaminase-like domain-containing protein yields the protein MQRRDFFKFSSFLGAASLLPSVTLASDEPASPVVRNFDVNFKHLLLEKGKNSRIWLPLPLNTSYQHLTQDYVINTTAKNVYISDTLIPTMYADFEENEPRPILNVQFKIQTTERNTDFSKVNYDPNEKVDPAILEYLKPTSHIPTDGVVRAKALDIVGNLKGDLERAKAIYTWVANTMQRDNSILGCGTGDVRAILESGKLVGKCTDINSVFVGLCRSVGIPAREIFGIRVGQSRFSDQMGSAKEGVAKISGGQHCRAEFYLKGYGWIPVDPADVTKVRLGEKLTNDDAKIVAIRDYCFGNWEMCWIGFNYGRDFILKPEPEQTPLNNFGYPYAEVDGNTQNYYSPKEFSYDYVSTELK from the coding sequence ATGCAAAGAAGAGATTTTTTTAAATTCAGTAGTTTTTTAGGTGCAGCAAGTCTGCTTCCAAGTGTCACTCTAGCTAGTGACGAGCCAGCAAGCCCAGTAGTTAGAAATTTCGACGTAAATTTCAAACATCTGCTTCTTGAAAAGGGTAAAAACTCGAGAATTTGGCTGCCACTTCCGCTAAATACCAGCTATCAGCACCTAACTCAGGACTACGTCATAAACACAACCGCTAAAAACGTCTACATTTCAGATACGCTAATACCAACAATGTATGCTGATTTTGAAGAAAACGAGCCAAGACCTATTTTAAATGTGCAGTTTAAAATCCAAACAACAGAGCGTAACACTGACTTTAGCAAGGTAAATTACGATCCAAACGAGAAGGTAGATCCTGCGATTTTAGAGTATCTAAAACCAACTTCGCACATCCCAACTGATGGTGTCGTAAGAGCAAAAGCACTAGATATAGTTGGAAATTTAAAGGGCGATTTAGAGCGTGCAAAAGCGATCTACACGTGGGTTGCAAACACTATGCAGCGCGATAACAGCATCCTAGGATGTGGTACGGGCGACGTTAGAGCTATACTAGAAAGTGGCAAGCTTGTAGGCAAATGCACCGACATAAACTCGGTTTTTGTGGGGCTTTGCAGATCAGTTGGCATCCCTGCAAGAGAAATTTTTGGAATTAGAGTTGGTCAGTCTAGATTTTCAGATCAGATGGGTAGTGCAAAAGAAGGCGTCGCTAAAATTTCAGGCGGACAACACTGCAGGGCCGAGTTTTACCTAAAAGGCTATGGTTGGATACCTGTTGATCCAGCGGACGTCACAAAAGTAAGACTAGGCGAGAAGTTAACAAATGATGACGCCAAGATCGTAGCTATTAGAGACTATTGCTTTGGCAACTGGGAGATGTGCTGGATAGGCTTTAACTACGGACGTGACTTTATCTTAAAGCCAGAGCCTGAGCAAACTCCGCTAAATAACTTTGGTTACCCATACGCTGAAGTTGATGGCAACACACAAAACTACTATTCGCCAAAAGAATTTAGCTACGACTACGTATCAACAGAGCTAAAATGA
- a CDS encoding dihydroorotase, which yields MKIAIINGTIVNSDEKFKANILIENGKIAKIGSEKFEADKVIDATNKLVMPGLIDMHVHFRDPGQEYKDDIISGSQAAVAGGVTTCLCMANTNPVNDNASITRAMIEKAKNCGLIDLLPIAAISKGLGGNEIVEMGDLIEAGAVAFSDDGLPVTSSSVMRAALEYSSMFGSFCISHSEDCSLCRQGAMHEGKVSAILGLRGMAREKEEIAVSRDMLLAKLTKAHIHIAHVSSEYSLKIIEMGKKEGINITCEATPHHFSFSDDEILKNAYDTNFKMSPPLREISDVKAVREALKSGLIDVIATDHAPHHTDEKIVEFDKAPFGIIGLQTLVPLTLKLVNEGVISLERMVELTSTNVAKMLNLKDKGRLAEGMLADIAVIDPEIEYVYDEKINRSKSINSPLFGKKLKGAATTTIKSGKIVYEFGK from the coding sequence ATGAAAATAGCAATAATTAACGGCACTATCGTAAATAGCGACGAGAAATTTAAGGCAAATATCCTAATAGAAAACGGCAAAATAGCCAAAATCGGAAGTGAGAAATTTGAGGCCGATAAGGTCATAGACGCTACAAATAAGCTCGTCATGCCAGGACTTATCGACATGCACGTGCACTTTCGCGATCCTGGCCAAGAGTATAAAGATGACATCATCTCAGGCTCGCAAGCGGCCGTGGCTGGAGGAGTAACCACCTGCCTTTGTATGGCCAATACAAACCCAGTAAATGACAACGCTTCAATCACAAGAGCGATGATAGAAAAGGCTAAAAACTGCGGACTGATCGATCTTTTGCCAATCGCGGCCATTAGCAAAGGGCTTGGTGGCAATGAGATCGTTGAAATGGGCGATCTTATAGAGGCTGGCGCAGTTGCATTTAGTGACGATGGCCTACCAGTGACTAGCTCAAGCGTGATGAGAGCGGCACTTGAGTATTCAAGCATGTTTGGTAGCTTTTGCATAAGCCACTCAGAGGACTGCTCGCTTTGCAGGCAGGGCGCCATGCACGAGGGCAAGGTCTCGGCCATACTTGGACTTCGCGGCATGGCGAGAGAGAAAGAGGAGATCGCAGTGAGCCGTGATATGTTGCTTGCAAAGCTCACCAAAGCGCACATCCACATCGCTCACGTAAGCTCGGAGTACTCACTAAAGATCATCGAAATGGGCAAAAAAGAGGGCATAAACATCACTTGCGAGGCCACACCTCACCACTTTAGCTTTAGCGACGATGAAATTTTGAAAAATGCCTATGATACAAATTTCAAAATGTCACCGCCACTTCGTGAGATAAGCGACGTAAAAGCGGTGAGAGAGGCACTAAAAAGCGGACTTATAGACGTTATCGCCACTGATCACGCCCCGCACCACACAGACGAAAAGATAGTGGAATTTGACAAGGCGCCATTTGGCATCATCGGACTTCAAACCCTTGTGCCACTCACTCTAAAGCTCGTAAATGAGGGCGTTATAAGCCTAGAGCGCATGGTGGAGCTAACATCTACAAATGTAGCTAAGATGCTAAATTTAAAAGATAAAGGCAGGCTTGCTGAGGGCATGCTAGCTGACATCGCGGTGATAGATCCTGAGATCGAGTATGTTTATGATGAGAAGATAAACCGCTCAAAATCTATAAATTCTCCACTCTTTGGTAAAAAACTAAAAGGCGCAGCGACTACCACGATAAAAAGTGGCAAGATCGTTTATGAGTTTGGGAAATAG
- a CDS encoding DegT/DnrJ/EryC1/StrS family aminotransferase → MREIPFYRPTITERESELIEEALHSENTTNIVARFEEKLKEYFGAKFVVTTNNIAAAHHLALSALDTKRGDKVICSINAFPSIAQAVRHFDAEPIFVDVDEEDFNICPDALEKVLKEQNHKKLKCAFISHIAGQSARMDEITAVCEKYGVKILDDANRGMGLTYNGKKVGSDSFLSCFQTHSRVQNPISTVGFFTTNDEEIYKRAKLLSNYALVNGIDKFGSLSYIYDVVDIGLKYDINSINAAFSIAQLERTDKLIQRRQEIARIYDKELGECHNITIPVKKREHIYTQYIIKINKNRDGFARELLEHGIHTSLHYIPIHLLSYYKNKYSLKVNDFPNALKNYQQVLSLPIYHSLSDEEVQYICSKVKEISKTRV, encoded by the coding sequence ATGAGAGAGATTCCGTTTTATAGACCAACTATCACTGAGCGTGAAAGTGAGCTTATTGAGGAGGCTTTGCACTCTGAAAATACTACTAATATCGTTGCTAGATTTGAAGAGAAGTTAAAAGAGTATTTTGGTGCAAAATTTGTAGTTACCACAAATAATATCGCAGCTGCACACCACTTGGCACTAAGCGCGCTTGACACTAAACGCGGAGATAAGGTCATTTGCTCCATAAATGCCTTTCCTAGCATTGCACAAGCTGTTAGACATTTTGATGCTGAGCCTATTTTTGTGGATGTTGATGAAGAAGATTTTAACATCTGCCCAGATGCCCTTGAGAAAGTGCTAAAAGAGCAAAATCACAAAAAATTAAAATGTGCTTTTATCTCTCATATCGCAGGTCAAAGTGCTAGGATGGACGAAATAACGGCGGTTTGTGAGAAATACGGTGTAAAAATTTTAGATGATGCAAATCGTGGTATGGGACTAACATACAATGGCAAAAAAGTTGGTTCAGACTCTTTTTTATCGTGCTTTCAAACACATTCGCGTGTGCAAAATCCTATATCAACGGTTGGATTTTTTACGACAAATGATGAGGAAATTTATAAAAGAGCAAAACTGCTTAGCAACTATGCTCTTGTAAATGGCATTGATAAATTCGGTAGCTTGAGTTATATTTATGATGTCGTAGATATTGGCTTAAAGTATGATATAAACTCGATAAATGCAGCATTTTCTATTGCGCAGCTAGAAAGAACAGATAAGCTCATACAAAGAAGACAAGAGATCGCAAGAATTTATGATAAAGAGCTTGGCGAGTGCCACAATATAACAATCCCTGTCAAAAAACGCGAGCACATTTATACTCAGTATATTATTAAGATAAACAAAAATCGTGATGGCTTTGCTAGAGAGCTTTTGGAGCATGGCATTCACACATCATTGCACTACATACCGATACATTTACTAAGCTATTACAAAAACAAATACTCACTTAAAGTAAATGATTTTCCAAATGCTTTAAAAAATTATCAGCAAGTGTTGTCACTGCCTATTTATCATAGTTTGAGTGACGAAGAGGTGCAATACATCTGCAGCAAAGTAAAAGAAATTTCTAAAACTCGTGTTTAA
- a CDS encoding porin: protein MKITKVSLAALVALGAFSSVASATPLEEAIKNVDLSGFARYRYTNDSTKKTTAGTVKGNNAGHAFRMQTSFKAAIDDNFFGVLTLRYAATDDSGDKVATGTDKTNTTNSFGVYEMYLGYKVSNTTITAGKQLIKTFYDDGDIAATGLKAVSTDVSGLTLTAAAYDAIENNSDEVDGPFLKEVTNGTKFHDAPANLYYLGAVGSYDPVSFKVAIANLQEIATLYGAEAAFSFNVTDDINLNLKGQYVYSDSDHKKVTDADFWAVQAGTKLFGAKFNAGYLEFDAKNKDNDARNSGKIAFTSIDANGQLINPAKILNGVMSGSKQYYNNIKGDNDYWFVNAGYDIDKFGLGAGYTQGKGTSYALDKERAKRNEWYAQASYKYSKKLNFLTWYAAAKDKKDSESFKQNRIRFEAKYSF, encoded by the coding sequence ATGAAAATTACAAAAGTTAGCTTAGCTGCTTTGGTTGCTTTAGGTGCATTTTCAAGCGTTGCAAGTGCAACTCCACTTGAAGAAGCTATAAAAAATGTAGATCTTTCAGGATTTGCAAGATATCGTTATACAAATGATAGCACTAAGAAAACTACAGCTGGTACTGTAAAGGGTAATAATGCAGGCCATGCTTTTAGAATGCAAACATCATTTAAAGCCGCTATTGATGATAATTTCTTTGGTGTATTGACACTAAGATATGCTGCTACTGATGATTCAGGCGATAAAGTAGCAACTGGTACAGATAAAACAAATACAACAAATTCTTTTGGTGTATATGAGATGTATCTAGGATACAAAGTATCTAACACTACTATTACAGCAGGTAAACAACTTATCAAAACTTTCTATGATGATGGTGATATAGCAGCTACTGGTCTAAAAGCTGTAAGTACAGATGTGTCTGGCCTTACTTTAACAGCTGCTGCTTATGATGCCATAGAAAACAATAGTGATGAAGTAGATGGACCTTTCCTAAAAGAAGTAACGAATGGTACAAAATTCCATGACGCTCCTGCTAACCTCTATTATTTAGGTGCAGTTGGTAGCTATGACCCAGTATCGTTTAAGGTAGCTATTGCAAATCTACAAGAAATAGCAACACTTTATGGTGCTGAAGCAGCATTTAGCTTTAATGTAACTGACGATATAAACCTAAACCTAAAAGGTCAATATGTTTATAGTGATTCAGATCACAAAAAAGTAACTGATGCTGACTTTTGGGCTGTTCAAGCTGGAACAAAACTATTTGGTGCTAAATTTAATGCTGGTTATTTAGAATTTGACGCTAAAAATAAAGATAATGATGCTAGAAATAGCGGTAAAATCGCATTTACATCAATCGATGCAAATGGTCAGCTAATCAACCCAGCTAAAATATTAAATGGTGTAATGAGTGGTAGCAAACAATACTACAATAATATCAAAGGTGACAACGATTACTGGTTTGTTAATGCTGGATATGATATAGATAAATTTGGTCTTGGTGCTGGCTATACTCAAGGTAAAGGAACAAGTTATGCTCTTGATAAAGAGAGAGCAAAAAGAAATGAGTGGTATGCACAAGCTAGCTACAAATATAGCAAAAAACTTAATTTCCTAACTTGGTATGCAGCTGCTAAAGATAAAAAAGATAGCGAAAGCTTTAAACAAAATCGTATAAGATTTGAAGCAAAATATAGCTTCTAA